Proteins encoded by one window of Rubinisphaera margarita:
- a CDS encoding GYF domain-containing protein: protein MSSRGQFSKLHQVSEDGTSWQSAAELTAIFGERKQAAPQPEPEKATTESVEWHYVLDQQRLGPVKELELREHLRSGRIAATALVWHKGLPDWIEAREVFPEEVSEKRSLALPAALIALFVAAAAGATGFGVWYSQSQGAPDLARLMSPAGEIRSMDLANDTTQQQVRAATGMVVCYAEILQKTGERHERPFSTGTCFMVTRDGYAITNRHVVEDHKEWVDASEEGRVLRLADTIFDEASVTTDSSDEQDEFRGLIREVTAQTIGSIVPKINVYFGEVSRSATIEHISRKYDMAILKIEDPPTNQAYFALSAESVPPKSTQVIALGFPGTSRYAVTADEAALLASRATRSSLPEKLFGNDDHRTVFKSSAFDYVQTPGEVSVVQKEAGEIYNIQHTAAIRQGNSGGPLVFRSGPSAGTVIGINTLLLIHDAPVFIAFSVAQMRDELDRVIGPGKLTWR from the coding sequence ATGAGTTCGCGCGGCCAGTTCAGCAAGCTGCATCAGGTGTCGGAGGATGGCACGAGCTGGCAGTCGGCTGCTGAACTGACAGCGATCTTCGGTGAGCGAAAGCAAGCCGCACCGCAGCCAGAACCGGAGAAGGCGACGACCGAGTCCGTGGAGTGGCACTACGTTCTCGACCAGCAGCGACTGGGGCCAGTGAAGGAACTGGAGCTGCGTGAGCACCTGCGGAGCGGACGAATAGCCGCGACCGCACTGGTCTGGCACAAAGGGCTGCCGGATTGGATCGAAGCTCGAGAAGTGTTTCCGGAAGAGGTTTCGGAGAAACGATCCCTGGCTCTTCCTGCTGCCTTGATCGCTCTATTCGTGGCGGCTGCAGCCGGCGCGACCGGCTTTGGTGTCTGGTACTCCCAAAGTCAGGGGGCGCCCGATCTGGCCAGGCTGATGAGTCCTGCGGGCGAGATTCGTTCCATGGATCTGGCGAACGATACGACTCAACAGCAGGTGCGTGCCGCCACGGGGATGGTGGTCTGCTATGCGGAGATTCTTCAGAAAACGGGCGAGCGACATGAGCGGCCCTTCAGCACCGGCACCTGTTTCATGGTCACTCGCGACGGATACGCGATTACCAATCGACATGTGGTCGAAGATCACAAGGAATGGGTGGATGCCTCCGAGGAAGGACGGGTGCTCAGACTGGCCGACACGATTTTCGATGAAGCAAGTGTGACGACGGATTCTTCTGACGAGCAGGACGAGTTCCGAGGACTGATCCGGGAGGTAACTGCGCAAACGATCGGAAGCATCGTCCCGAAGATCAACGTGTATTTCGGAGAGGTTTCGCGATCTGCGACGATCGAGCATATCAGTCGCAAGTACGACATGGCGATCCTGAAGATCGAGGATCCGCCGACGAATCAGGCGTACTTCGCACTCTCTGCGGAATCTGTTCCGCCGAAAAGTACACAGGTGATCGCTTTGGGATTCCCCGGTACGTCTCGATACGCTGTGACCGCCGATGAAGCCGCTCTGCTCGCCAGCCGGGCCACCAGATCGTCTCTCCCCGAGAAGCTGTTTGGGAACGACGATCACCGAACCGTCTTCAAATCGAGCGCGTTCGACTACGTCCAGACTCCAGGGGAAGTCAGCGTTGTGCAGAAGGAGGCAGGAGAGATTTACAACATTCAGCATACAGCCGCCATTCGGCAGGGCAACTCGGGTGGACCGCTTGTCTTCCGATCTGGTCCGTCTGCCGGAACGGTCATCGGCATCAATACTCTGCTGCTGATTCACGACGCCCCCGTATTCATCGCGTTCTCGGTGGCCCAGATGCGCGATGAGCTCGATCGGGTGATCGGACCGGGCAAACTGACGTGGCGATAG
- a CDS encoding MotA/TolQ/ExbB proton channel family protein: MTEMIAWSLSDPEQRIGFSGGRYTQVNYLLSGLLAGLLTAAVYASLYPFRDYPFGQSFFRSGSLPVSVAIVFFTAWATVILAFKSAKLRLQRKTLAIPIVPDDSDFVLSPHSAAHVQDQVSHAVDDPRYFMLFNRISYALSNLQNLGRVGDVAEIFKTQAEHDEASMESSYLIVSAFVWAIPVLGFIGTVLGLSAAIGEFGSVLQAASDLSVIKEKLQGVTSGLATAFETTLQGLLAALVVQLMIVWNKKKEQDFLDDCNEYCTRHIVSRLRLLPFDEQQ; this comes from the coding sequence ATGACGGAGATGATCGCGTGGTCGCTCTCAGACCCGGAGCAGCGGATCGGCTTTTCCGGCGGGCGATACACTCAGGTGAACTACCTGTTGTCCGGACTGCTGGCCGGACTGCTCACGGCAGCCGTCTATGCCAGCCTCTATCCATTCCGGGACTATCCCTTCGGGCAGTCGTTTTTCCGCAGCGGCAGTCTGCCTGTTTCCGTCGCGATTGTTTTCTTCACGGCATGGGCTACGGTCATTCTCGCGTTCAAGTCCGCGAAGCTTCGGCTGCAGCGAAAGACTCTCGCGATTCCAATTGTCCCCGACGACAGTGATTTCGTCCTGTCTCCGCACTCGGCTGCTCACGTGCAGGACCAGGTTTCCCATGCGGTTGATGATCCCCGTTATTTCATGCTCTTCAATCGCATCTCGTATGCGTTGTCGAACCTGCAGAATCTTGGACGGGTCGGAGATGTCGCGGAGATCTTCAAGACACAGGCCGAGCATGATGAGGCGTCGATGGAATCGTCTTATCTGATCGTCTCGGCATTTGTCTGGGCGATCCCCGTGCTCGGATTTATTGGAACGGTTCTCGGTCTCTCGGCCGCAATCGGCGAATTCGGAAGTGTGCTGCAGGCGGCCAGCGATTTGAGCGTCATTAAAGAGAAGCTGCAGGGGGTGACCTCTGGTCTGGCGACAGCCTTTGAGACGACGCTTCAGGGGCTGCTCGCCGCTCTGGTCGTGCAGCTGATGATTGTCTGGAACAAAAAGAAGGAGCAGGATTTTCTCGACGATTGCAATGAATACTGCACCAGACACATTGTCTCTCGTTTACGACTCTTACCGTTCGATGAGCAACAGTAA
- a CDS encoding peroxiredoxin-like family protein, translating to MIRCQLMVIALFAAVCGFASVGWAEQITIAGDAEATKPLKAGEKVPDVTVQNGSGESVSLRSLVDDGPTVIVFFRGSWCPICTRHFADLIKIHPEIVEQGGKVIAISPDTAELSSENEENLGIPFELYSDSDVKAASAFGLAFQVDDATLTRYEKFGIDLEKASGRSHHALPVPAVFIVGDSGTIRFAHSDPDYRQRLEGKKIVAELKELQ from the coding sequence ATGATTCGATGTCAGTTGATGGTGATCGCTCTGTTTGCGGCAGTCTGTGGATTCGCCAGTGTGGGGTGGGCCGAGCAGATTACAATCGCGGGGGATGCCGAGGCGACCAAACCGCTGAAGGCGGGCGAAAAGGTGCCCGATGTCACTGTTCAGAATGGATCGGGAGAAAGTGTCTCGCTGCGTTCGCTCGTTGACGACGGTCCAACCGTCATCGTGTTCTTCCGCGGCAGCTGGTGTCCCATCTGCACCCGTCACTTCGCTGATCTCATCAAGATTCATCCCGAGATCGTCGAACAGGGGGGCAAAGTCATCGCGATCAGTCCCGATACCGCTGAGCTTTCCTCTGAGAATGAAGAGAATCTGGGCATCCCGTTTGAACTCTACTCGGACTCCGACGTGAAGGCCGCTTCGGCATTCGGCCTGGCGTTTCAGGTCGACGATGCCACCCTCACACGATACGAGAAGTTCGGCATCGATTTGGAGAAGGCCTCTGGTCGAAGTCATCACGCGCTGCCCGTCCCTGCTGTGTTCATCGTCGGTGACTCCGGAACGATTCGTTTCGCCCACAGTGATCCCGATTATCGGCAGCGACTGGAAGGAAAAAAGATCGTCGCGGAACTAAAGGAACTCCAGTAA
- a CDS encoding arylsulfatase: MPHCVHAVLALFVLTAICPAEERRPNIIYVMIDDAGYGDFGAMGSEHVQTPTFDRMCREGMRFTDHYSGSAVCAPTRCVLMTGLHTGHCRRRNNRASAALDQTDLNGLVFLKDEDLTVAEVLQEAGYVTGGIGKWGLGNPGFPGSPDKQGFDHFLGYLDQVHAHDHYTDWLWNDGERMPTGERYSHYIFEEDTLRFIRENRDQPFFLYLPYCLPHGAYTIPDDDPALDPYRDKPWKETVRNYAAMITRADMTVGRILDLLDELQLDDDTIVFFTSDNGPNTPFLKDLNSNGPFQGIKRTLDEGGIRAAMAVRWPGHTPAGVTSDFVWDMRDVFPTLCDLADAPQPAHLDGISVLPTLLGKEQKPREHLYWEFSRESQQAVRMGHWKGLRKGTEMPIALYDLQTDPGETNDVSAGHPDVVRRMAEIMAESHVPSPFWPLAEDGTSRKGSRKKTTP, encoded by the coding sequence ATGCCGCATTGCGTTCACGCTGTTCTGGCTTTGTTTGTGCTGACTGCGATCTGCCCGGCGGAAGAGCGGCGGCCGAACATCATTTATGTGATGATCGATGATGCCGGCTACGGCGACTTCGGGGCGATGGGCTCAGAACATGTCCAGACGCCGACGTTTGATCGAATGTGTCGGGAAGGGATGCGTTTCACCGACCACTACTCGGGCTCGGCTGTCTGTGCTCCGACCCGTTGTGTGTTGATGACCGGCCTGCATACCGGGCATTGCCGCCGTCGGAACAATCGGGCAAGTGCGGCTCTCGATCAGACCGATCTGAACGGCCTCGTCTTTCTGAAGGATGAAGACCTGACTGTCGCCGAAGTGCTGCAGGAGGCCGGCTATGTCACCGGCGGAATCGGAAAATGGGGGCTGGGGAATCCGGGCTTCCCGGGATCCCCAGATAAGCAGGGTTTCGATCATTTCCTCGGCTATCTCGATCAGGTTCACGCTCACGATCATTACACCGACTGGCTCTGGAACGATGGCGAACGGATGCCGACGGGCGAACGCTATTCCCATTACATCTTCGAGGAGGACACGCTTCGCTTCATTCGCGAGAACAGGGATCAACCTTTCTTCCTGTATCTCCCGTATTGCCTGCCGCATGGGGCGTACACAATTCCTGACGACGATCCCGCGTTGGATCCGTACCGGGACAAACCGTGGAAAGAAACGGTCCGCAATTACGCCGCGATGATTACCCGGGCCGATATGACCGTCGGCAGGATTCTGGATCTGCTGGACGAACTCCAACTCGACGACGACACGATTGTCTTCTTTACCTCCGACAATGGTCCGAACACGCCGTTCCTCAAAGATCTGAACTCGAATGGACCGTTCCAGGGAATTAAGCGAACGCTGGACGAGGGCGGGATTCGCGCAGCGATGGCGGTCCGCTGGCCGGGACACACGCCAGCCGGCGTGACGAGCGATTTCGTCTGGGACATGCGGGACGTGTTTCCGACTCTGTGTGATCTTGCCGATGCCCCGCAGCCCGCTCATCTCGATGGCATCTCGGTTCTGCCAACGCTTCTCGGAAAGGAGCAGAAACCCCGCGAGCATCTTTACTGGGAGTTTTCGAGAGAATCCCAGCAGGCGGTCCGCATGGGGCACTGGAAGGGACTGCGAAAAGGAACGGAGATGCCGATCGCGTTGTACGATCTCCAAACCGATCCCGGCGAAACGAACGATGTGTCGGCTGGTCATCCGGACGTGGTCCGCAGAATGGCGGAGATCATGGCCGAGTCTCATGTCCCCAGTCCGTTCTGGCCGCTGGCAGAGGACGGGACTTCGAGGAAAGGCTCCCGGAAGAAGACAACGCCGTAA
- a CDS encoding ATP-binding protein, which translates to MSIADYCRIPDWSVRSKITFGFSVVLVLHISIACLSHYGMCRAQQDWTEHETIRREGEMFNDIDLLLRSLQREVLLFAFTGYEGPEHRAIDIQNEIESKLTQAMETNSHSDSEALAQMMIHLSTHQELFNSVIVDRARRKHLLLTRLPECEERIRQKLDTLRVATTQQTMISRIDTAFANAQLQTMRYIHSPDSSMVRATTAQLEESRDMLNGMIISSAVSETAVEEARQALDEYESVMLQMVQATRGYLHLVNVVLAGELVEFGRFTNEVRSEQAAQIGVLAAEMANATEKFKWSSNLFSVITIVMGLAASWLITRDIVPPLNNLTSTFSALARGESRALIPAGGRNDELGSLSKAALVFNQKAAETRALLQESQEARDKLDDLNRQLNAKSEDAERLAQQATAATQAKSDFLANMSHEIRTPMTAIIGYSEILAEQSADQSQTSALTAIRRNAMHLLTVINDILDLSKVEAGKLDLDIGKHNPSLFIQDAVELIRGQAEAKNLAVIVEFDGTFPESIETDPTRLRQILINLLSNAIKFTASGSIRIRATLSRQPESNWLCVDVADTGIGMSLAEVGELFQPFSQADSSTTRRFGGTGLGLTVSRKLAEILGGSLELVETQKGVGSRFQLKIPVGDLSRVPLNVVSNTHLSENSEQKKEDLRGYRVLLVEDGPDNQQLISFILRKVEAEVEIVSDGLAAIRSVMSAPKPFDCILMDMQMPVMSGYEAVRLLREKSYDGRIIALTANAMAGEEQKCREAGCDEFATKPIDRKVLVQMIRRLVAKAAVDWN; encoded by the coding sequence ATGTCGATTGCTGATTACTGCCGCATTCCGGACTGGAGTGTCCGTTCGAAGATTACCTTCGGATTCTCCGTCGTCCTCGTTCTCCACATTTCCATCGCCTGCCTGAGCCATTACGGGATGTGCCGAGCTCAGCAGGACTGGACGGAACATGAAACAATTCGCCGGGAAGGAGAGATGTTCAACGACATCGACCTCCTCCTGCGTTCCCTCCAGCGGGAAGTCCTGCTGTTCGCCTTCACCGGTTACGAAGGCCCGGAACACCGCGCCATCGACATTCAGAATGAGATCGAGAGCAAGCTGACTCAGGCGATGGAGACGAACTCGCACAGTGACTCCGAAGCACTCGCTCAGATGATGATCCATCTCTCGACACATCAGGAACTGTTCAATTCCGTCATCGTCGATCGCGCCCGCCGCAAGCATCTGCTGCTTACGCGGCTGCCGGAATGCGAAGAACGGATTCGGCAGAAACTCGACACACTTCGCGTCGCCACCACCCAGCAGACAATGATCTCTCGCATCGACACGGCGTTCGCGAACGCTCAGCTGCAAACAATGCGGTATATTCACTCGCCCGATTCGTCCATGGTCCGAGCCACAACGGCTCAACTCGAAGAATCACGAGACATGCTCAATGGCATGATTATCAGCTCAGCGGTAAGCGAAACGGCTGTCGAAGAGGCCCGGCAGGCATTGGATGAGTACGAATCGGTCATGCTGCAAATGGTGCAGGCGACACGTGGGTACCTGCATCTGGTCAATGTTGTTCTCGCCGGAGAACTGGTCGAGTTTGGACGATTCACCAACGAAGTCCGCAGCGAGCAGGCCGCTCAGATCGGCGTACTCGCGGCGGAAATGGCCAACGCAACGGAGAAGTTCAAGTGGTCGAGCAACCTGTTCTCAGTCATCACAATCGTGATGGGCCTGGCGGCTTCGTGGCTCATCACCCGCGATATCGTTCCGCCCCTGAATAATCTGACGAGCACGTTTTCCGCGCTGGCCCGCGGGGAATCCCGTGCGCTCATTCCCGCCGGCGGTCGCAACGATGAACTGGGCAGCCTGTCGAAAGCCGCTCTGGTCTTTAATCAGAAAGCCGCCGAGACCCGGGCCCTGCTTCAGGAATCGCAGGAGGCTCGAGACAAACTGGACGATTTGAATCGGCAGCTCAATGCCAAGTCGGAAGATGCCGAACGCCTCGCTCAGCAAGCGACCGCGGCTACACAGGCTAAGAGCGATTTCCTGGCGAATATGAGCCATGAAATCCGCACGCCAATGACCGCGATCATTGGATACTCTGAGATTCTTGCCGAACAGTCGGCTGATCAAAGCCAGACATCGGCTCTGACGGCAATTCGCCGCAACGCCATGCATTTGCTCACGGTCATCAACGACATTCTCGATCTCTCCAAGGTCGAAGCAGGTAAACTCGATCTGGATATCGGAAAGCACAACCCCAGTCTGTTCATCCAGGATGCAGTCGAACTGATCCGCGGACAGGCGGAAGCCAAGAATCTCGCGGTGATCGTCGAGTTTGACGGAACGTTTCCTGAATCGATTGAGACCGATCCGACTCGTCTGCGACAGATCCTTATCAATCTGTTGAGCAATGCCATCAAGTTCACGGCATCGGGTTCAATTCGAATCCGCGCCACATTGAGCCGTCAGCCGGAGTCCAACTGGCTTTGCGTCGATGTCGCCGACACGGGCATCGGAATGTCGCTAGCTGAAGTCGGCGAGCTCTTCCAGCCTTTTTCCCAAGCCGACTCCTCCACAACTCGACGGTTCGGCGGTACGGGGCTGGGACTGACGGTCAGCAGAAAACTGGCGGAGATCCTCGGCGGATCACTGGAACTGGTGGAAACTCAGAAGGGCGTCGGTTCACGCTTTCAGCTCAAAATCCCGGTCGGGGATCTCTCCCGAGTCCCCCTGAATGTCGTCTCGAACACGCATCTCTCGGAGAATTCCGAACAAAAGAAAGAAGACCTGAGAGGCTATCGAGTGCTTCTCGTCGAAGATGGACCAGACAATCAACAACTGATCTCCTTCATCCTGCGGAAGGTCGAAGCCGAGGTCGAGATCGTCTCCGACGGGCTGGCCGCTATTCGCAGCGTGATGTCGGCCCCCAAACCGTTTGACTGCATCCTCATGGACATGCAGATGCCCGTGATGAGCGGCTATGAGGCAGTCCGTCTGTTGCGGGAGAAGTCCTACGACGGTCGGATCATCGCCCTGACCGCCAATGCGATGGCCGGCGAGGAACAAAAGTGCCGCGAAGCGGGTTGCGATGAGTTCGCCACCAAGCCGATCGACCGCAAAGTGCTGGTCCAAATGATTCGACGACTCGTTGCCAAAGCGGCTGTCGACTGGAACTGA
- a CDS encoding ABC transporter substrate-binding protein, with translation MDEYGPLANSSTSSRREFLRGSSAAVASWLISPPAVHASKNDFVLRVLGTDVTLREDIRRQAEKDLGFRIRFEPGGSATVLQKASMRPETFDVYEQWSNSINILWQANAIQPISKDRIARWNEINSLTKSGKLTPDMPIGAGDAPHKLLHVQADDSLGADDSPQISFVPYVHNVDSFGYNTSIVPQGIPYETESWGWLLDNRFHGRVGVVNEPAIGIFDLALAAQSRRLIEFADIGNLTRIEVDQLFEILMDYKLRGHFSGLWNSVPQSVSFMKSGRVVIESMFSPAASTLNGLGIPVTYAAPREGYRGWHGVLCLSSKTSGRAKDAAYAYMNWWLEGWAGAYMARQGYYIAIPERARDYLSPGEWSYWYEGKPAPHHLTDADGRIAVRAGAARTGGSYLNRFSRVAVWNTVMDSYEYSLVRWYELLTT, from the coding sequence ATGGACGAATACGGTCCCCTCGCAAATTCGTCAACAAGTTCGCGACGTGAGTTTCTGCGTGGAAGTTCTGCCGCTGTGGCCTCCTGGTTGATTTCTCCGCCGGCGGTGCATGCCTCGAAGAACGATTTTGTTCTCCGCGTGCTCGGAACGGACGTCACACTGCGCGAAGATATACGGCGTCAAGCGGAGAAGGATCTCGGCTTCAGGATTCGCTTCGAGCCGGGCGGCAGCGCGACGGTTCTGCAGAAAGCCTCGATGCGTCCCGAGACATTCGACGTCTACGAACAATGGTCGAACAGCATCAATATTCTCTGGCAGGCCAATGCCATCCAGCCGATCTCCAAAGACCGCATTGCTCGCTGGAACGAGATTAACTCGCTGACCAAATCAGGCAAACTCACACCCGACATGCCAATCGGAGCCGGGGATGCTCCTCACAAACTCCTTCATGTTCAGGCGGACGATTCTCTCGGAGCAGACGACTCCCCGCAGATCAGCTTCGTTCCTTATGTTCATAACGTCGACTCATTCGGATACAACACTTCGATCGTGCCTCAGGGCATTCCTTACGAAACCGAAAGTTGGGGCTGGCTACTCGACAATCGGTTCCATGGGCGTGTCGGTGTCGTCAACGAGCCAGCCATTGGAATCTTCGATCTGGCTCTTGCTGCTCAGTCGCGACGTCTGATTGAGTTTGCCGACATTGGCAATCTCACCCGCATCGAAGTCGACCAGCTGTTCGAAATCCTGATGGATTACAAACTGCGGGGTCACTTCAGTGGACTCTGGAACTCGGTGCCTCAGTCGGTCAGCTTCATGAAGAGCGGCCGGGTGGTCATTGAGAGCATGTTCTCCCCAGCGGCATCGACGCTGAATGGCCTTGGCATCCCGGTTACGTACGCGGCTCCGCGGGAAGGATATCGAGGCTGGCATGGTGTGCTCTGCCTGTCTTCCAAGACAAGCGGGCGAGCCAAAGATGCCGCCTACGCCTACATGAACTGGTGGCTCGAAGGCTGGGCCGGTGCTTACATGGCTCGGCAGGGCTATTACATCGCCATCCCCGAACGGGCCCGGGATTACCTTTCGCCCGGAGAATGGTCTTACTGGTACGAGGGAAAACCAGCACCTCATCATTTGACCGATGCCGATGGCCGCATTGCCGTGCGGGCGGGCGCAGCTCGCACGGGTGGATCTTATCTGAACCGATTCAGCCGGGTCGCGGTCTGGAATACGGTCATGGATTCCTACGAGTACAGCCTCGTTCGCTGGTACGAACTCCTGACGACCTGA
- a CDS encoding response regulator → MKTPFRVLVIDDDTSWLKVMQLMLQKRGNVEITTATTLEEAVRLIGEKNFDYALTDVELIGESRRLENGLELISAIEQADLHIPVIAVTGKGDEQSAIDALRRGATSYVSKINIRVHLGEALDAVEHSIFRKQKQEVLKTHLEHCEFRYRLPSDTSVVPSLIEELKASLIRGSQIDRRTRGRILIAVEEAVLNSIIHGNLEISSDIRNDSLDDYYALIAERSRSTEYGDRHVQIEFKITGSRFEAELIDEGPGFDFTAVADPREEENLSIPSGRGLLLIREFMDMCVFSDGGRRLSLCKMTSPDASRMKRSPSEAVHS, encoded by the coding sequence ATGAAAACTCCCTTTCGCGTTCTCGTGATTGATGATGACACGTCCTGGCTCAAGGTGATGCAGTTGATGCTGCAGAAGCGGGGCAATGTTGAAATCACGACGGCAACGACTCTCGAAGAAGCTGTCCGCCTGATCGGCGAGAAGAATTTCGACTATGCGCTGACTGATGTGGAGCTGATTGGTGAAAGTCGCCGCCTGGAAAACGGATTGGAACTCATTTCCGCCATCGAACAGGCGGATCTGCATATTCCGGTCATCGCCGTAACAGGAAAAGGAGACGAGCAGTCCGCCATCGATGCCTTGCGCCGAGGTGCGACCAGTTACGTCTCGAAGATCAACATCCGCGTGCATCTGGGCGAAGCTCTCGACGCCGTCGAACACTCGATCTTCCGCAAGCAGAAGCAGGAAGTGCTGAAGACTCATCTGGAACACTGCGAATTCCGTTATCGGTTGCCGAGCGATACAAGCGTCGTCCCTTCTCTCATCGAAGAACTGAAGGCTTCTCTCATTCGTGGCTCTCAGATCGATCGCCGCACTCGCGGTCGCATTTTGATCGCCGTCGAAGAAGCAGTCCTGAACAGCATCATTCACGGAAACCTGGAGATCAGCTCCGACATCCGCAATGATTCGCTCGATGACTACTACGCGCTCATCGCCGAACGGTCGCGATCTACCGAGTATGGAGACCGCCACGTCCAGATCGAGTTCAAAATTACCGGCAGCCGGTTCGAAGCGGAACTGATTGACGAGGGTCCCGGCTTCGACTTTACCGCGGTCGCTGATCCTCGCGAGGAAGAGAATCTGTCGATCCCAAGCGGCCGAGGTTTGTTATTGATCCGCGAGTTCATGGACATGTGCGTCTTCTCCGACGGCGGACGGCGGCTTTCTCTCTGCAAGATGACGTCGCCCGACGCCAGCCGGATGAAGCGGTCTCCCAGCGAGGCTGTCCACAGCTGA
- a CDS encoding sigma-70 family RNA polymerase sigma factor: MSEPTSQPEAQFVAELTACQLPLTLYIRSLLPGDSGAGDVAQQTNAKIWEKRDEFEPGTNFKAWAFAIARYEVLNYRKQQARDARFVFSQELEQTIASEIEDTDDLEERQEALRLCLQELRPRDRELLVSRYASSATLAEYAEVVGRSVGGLKVTLHRLRTALLECMKRRLSKWGTA, encoded by the coding sequence ATGAGCGAGCCCACTTCCCAGCCTGAAGCCCAATTCGTCGCCGAGCTGACCGCGTGTCAGTTGCCGCTGACGCTTTACATACGGTCGCTGCTTCCCGGCGATTCGGGTGCGGGCGATGTGGCTCAGCAAACCAATGCCAAGATCTGGGAGAAGCGGGACGAATTCGAGCCGGGCACCAATTTCAAGGCCTGGGCCTTCGCCATCGCTCGCTACGAAGTCCTGAACTACCGCAAACAACAGGCTCGCGACGCCCGGTTCGTCTTCAGCCAGGAGCTGGAACAGACCATCGCGTCGGAGATCGAAGATACAGACGATCTTGAAGAACGTCAGGAAGCTCTGCGGCTCTGCCTGCAGGAATTGCGTCCGCGAGATCGCGAACTGCTCGTGAGTCGTTACGCCAGCTCTGCGACGTTGGCGGAATACGCGGAAGTCGTCGGCCGGAGTGTCGGCGGACTCAAAGTGACGCTGCATCGGCTGCGGACCGCGCTTCTGGAATGTATGAAACGTCGCCTCAGCAAGTGGGGGACTGCCTGA